One Actinomyces respiraculi DNA window includes the following coding sequences:
- the pglZ gene encoding BREX-1 system phosphatase PglZ type A encodes MSSLSTVKHQLRERFARPGEAGRIVLWSDPSGRYADTVTELVPPGTTILRVDNNEFAIKREIFASSSDSTFLIYRPGPEPQTPTDNWLLDVELAYGVFTADHVSLVVQELGGGSAMRDVVEQYPQFFDSQRRRQALTTRLRPDDDATDIAASMVAAILGTEDRSLDALWRVLLTQHAEGRSTGIDEITRLGLDTFHWEGTRHIYGYTATTPTVEDFVLWLFERAWEGFAPTHPERADEYRNIRRDFSTWRHDLRFADTYRALATHAATELAIADRMTDLELGDLLPRTTFPEADQEIIRRLAQGIESRTLPDKQVQEAVQRRTTSIWYHDVHHAYEALAAASTLLSLACAGAWDMSSPADGVERYAKEWYAVDQAYRRFHRNLDQADTDLTASFDPLTSQVERAYLNDYLDPLGRAWQQQVNTMERWEISGIPSARSFFSAKVNAHWLSKGRKGVVIISDALRYEVAEELGRRIRNEDRFTAELTPMLSCLPSYTQLGMACLLPHTTLAFTDRANVEVDGAPSDGTNNRATILAAVGSTAIQAKDLLSMRPAETRDLVKSHHVLYVFHNQIDATGDKQPTETDTFRACDDAIAELIKVMKKLANANVNNILITADHGFLYQDTPLAEHNYLSVKPHGDTLLSVNHRFVLGRGLKRDQAFTTFTSAQLGMTGDIEVQVPASVHRIRAAGSGVRYVHGGASLQEIVIPVLAVNKRRTSDTRQVPVKIMPETDRITTGQITVMLYQQEPVTEKVKARRLIAGLYAGQTLISDEVTVDCSQTSEEGRDRFFPVTLVLSTEADAYNGTKVELRLHEPVGISQRRPYPDKARFTLVRTFTSDFGNDFDF; translated from the coding sequence ATGAGCTCGTTGTCCACCGTCAAGCACCAGTTGCGCGAGCGCTTCGCCCGCCCCGGTGAGGCCGGGCGCATCGTCCTGTGGTCCGATCCGTCGGGCCGCTACGCAGACACCGTCACCGAGCTCGTGCCCCCCGGGACCACGATCCTGCGTGTCGACAACAATGAGTTCGCCATCAAGAGAGAGATCTTCGCCAGCAGCTCCGACAGCACGTTCCTCATCTACCGGCCCGGTCCCGAACCGCAGACCCCAACGGACAACTGGCTGCTCGACGTCGAACTCGCCTACGGCGTCTTCACCGCGGACCATGTCTCACTCGTCGTGCAGGAGCTCGGAGGCGGATCCGCGATGCGGGACGTCGTCGAGCAGTACCCACAATTCTTTGACAGCCAACGGCGACGGCAGGCGCTCACAACCCGCCTGCGCCCGGACGACGACGCCACCGACATCGCCGCCTCCATGGTCGCTGCGATCCTGGGCACCGAGGACCGCTCACTAGACGCACTATGGCGGGTCTTGCTCACGCAGCACGCAGAAGGCCGATCCACCGGAATTGATGAGATCACCCGACTCGGGCTTGACACCTTCCACTGGGAGGGAACCCGCCACATCTACGGATACACCGCAACGACCCCGACCGTTGAGGACTTCGTGCTGTGGCTCTTTGAGCGGGCATGGGAGGGATTCGCTCCCACCCACCCGGAGCGAGCCGACGAATACCGCAATATTCGCCGCGACTTCAGCACCTGGCGCCACGATCTGCGTTTCGCGGACACCTACCGGGCCCTCGCCACACACGCGGCCACAGAACTCGCCATCGCCGATCGCATGACCGACCTGGAGCTGGGTGACCTTCTGCCGCGCACTACCTTTCCGGAGGCGGACCAGGAGATCATCCGGCGGCTCGCTCAGGGAATCGAATCCCGCACCCTGCCGGACAAGCAGGTGCAGGAGGCGGTACAGCGACGTACCACGTCGATCTGGTACCACGACGTCCACCACGCCTACGAGGCACTTGCCGCCGCATCGACCCTGCTGTCCCTCGCCTGCGCCGGCGCCTGGGACATGTCCTCACCCGCCGACGGCGTCGAGCGCTACGCCAAGGAGTGGTACGCCGTCGACCAGGCCTACCGGCGCTTCCACCGGAACCTGGACCAGGCGGATACTGATCTCACCGCGAGCTTCGACCCCCTCACCTCTCAGGTCGAGCGCGCCTACCTCAACGACTACCTCGATCCCCTCGGCCGGGCCTGGCAGCAGCAGGTCAACACGATGGAGCGTTGGGAGATCTCCGGCATCCCATCAGCCCGATCCTTCTTCTCTGCGAAGGTGAATGCCCATTGGCTGAGTAAAGGCCGCAAGGGCGTCGTCATCATCTCCGACGCACTGCGCTACGAGGTCGCCGAAGAGCTCGGCCGACGCATCCGCAATGAGGACCGCTTCACAGCCGAGCTCACCCCCATGCTCTCCTGCCTGCCCTCCTACACCCAACTGGGCATGGCCTGCCTCCTCCCACACACCACACTCGCCTTCACCGACAGGGCGAATGTTGAGGTCGACGGCGCCCCCAGTGACGGCACCAACAACCGCGCCACGATCCTTGCCGCCGTCGGCAGCACCGCGATCCAGGCGAAAGACCTGTTGAGCATGCGCCCGGCTGAGACACGAGACCTCGTCAAGTCTCACCACGTGCTCTACGTCTTCCACAACCAGATTGACGCCACCGGTGACAAGCAACCCACCGAAACCGACACCTTCCGTGCCTGCGACGACGCCATCGCCGAGCTCATCAAGGTCATGAAGAAGCTCGCCAACGCCAACGTCAACAACATCCTCATCACCGCCGACCACGGCTTCCTCTACCAGGACACGCCCCTGGCCGAGCACAACTACCTCTCGGTCAAGCCCCACGGTGACACGCTCCTGAGCGTCAACCACCGCTTCGTCCTGGGACGCGGTCTCAAACGCGACCAGGCCTTCACCACCTTTACCTCCGCCCAGCTCGGGATGACCGGTGACATCGAGGTCCAGGTGCCTGCCTCAGTCCACCGCATCCGCGCGGCGGGATCGGGCGTGCGCTACGTCCACGGTGGAGCGTCCTTGCAGGAGATTGTCATCCCGGTCCTCGCCGTCAATAAGCGCCGCACCTCGGACACCCGACAGGTGCCCGTCAAGATCATGCCCGAGACCGACCGCATCACCACCGGACAGATCACGGTCATGCTCTACCAGCAGGAACCGGTGACGGAGAAAGTCAAGGCGAGGCGCCTCATTGCCGGACTCTATGCCGGCCAGACCCTCATCTCCGACGAGGTCACCGTCGACTGCTCACAAACCTCCGAGGAGGGGCGTGACCGCTTCTTCCCCGTCACCCTCGTGCTGAGCACAGAGGCCGACGCCTACAACGGCACAAAGGTCGAGCTGAGACTGCACGAGCCGGTCGGCATCTCCCAGCGCCGCCCCTACCCGGACAAGGCTCGATTCACACTGGTGCGCACCTTCACGAGCGACTTCGGCAACGACTTCGACTTCTAG
- a CDS encoding ATP-binding protein: MTDYLTLGPDGRVTDRESKTLELKRDLSSPAGPLRTIVAFANSAGGRLVVGVEDDGTVVGVADPLAEEERVASLMSDCISPQLVPAIDLVTLDGRTVLVVDVPLSTRRPHYLTQQGPENGVYVRLGSTTRQADPALVAELERNARGLAFEDLPEPRAGLNDLDLATLSDLRGRPTDVDDLLALGLAVRHGTGIVPTNAGILAACPDPTRFLPSAWVQCGRLRGPHGTDIFDQTEIHGPMPLAVDEVMGFLLKHAYKTAVFGEVRRRDVYSVPVEPIREVIVNALVHASYAERGTPIRIGFYDDRIQVDSPGLLLPGMTVETMHRVSRLRNPALARIFREAGIMEQWGTGVQRVFAQVAEAGLPEPVIEEVQDRVRVTIYVPSHDPGQVGEQVSKLGEQVSKSSERVESLSQSTTSLRRVTKSEHEDTKSGHEVTKSGHQVTKSSHQVESRRGDSAQPEGYRIAILTVLRGGERTRADVLSAMGLSNETRNVRRHLDPLIESGLVERTIPDKPNSRLQRYRLTDAGRNYLDNLSGDAE, translated from the coding sequence ATGACCGACTACCTCACCCTCGGACCGGATGGCCGGGTCACGGACCGGGAGAGCAAGACCCTGGAGCTCAAGCGGGACCTGTCCTCGCCCGCAGGTCCGCTCAGAACGATTGTCGCCTTCGCGAACTCGGCGGGCGGGCGCCTTGTCGTCGGTGTCGAGGACGACGGTACCGTCGTCGGCGTCGCCGACCCCCTCGCCGAGGAGGAGCGCGTCGCCAGCCTCATGAGCGACTGCATCTCACCCCAGCTCGTCCCCGCCATCGACCTCGTGACGCTCGACGGCAGGACCGTCCTCGTCGTCGACGTGCCGCTGAGCACCCGCCGCCCCCACTACCTCACCCAGCAGGGGCCGGAGAATGGCGTATACGTGCGCCTGGGCTCCACCACCCGCCAGGCCGACCCGGCACTGGTGGCCGAGCTTGAACGCAACGCCCGCGGCCTCGCCTTCGAGGACCTGCCCGAGCCCCGCGCCGGCCTCAACGACCTCGACCTCGCCACCCTGTCCGACCTGCGTGGACGGCCAACCGACGTCGACGACCTCCTCGCGCTCGGACTCGCCGTGAGGCACGGGACCGGGATCGTCCCCACCAACGCCGGCATCCTCGCCGCCTGCCCCGACCCCACCCGCTTCCTGCCCTCGGCCTGGGTCCAGTGCGGGCGCCTGCGCGGCCCCCACGGCACCGACATCTTCGACCAGACAGAGATCCACGGCCCCATGCCACTGGCCGTCGATGAGGTCATGGGCTTCCTCCTCAAACACGCCTACAAGACCGCAGTCTTCGGCGAGGTCCGCCGCCGCGACGTCTACTCCGTCCCCGTCGAGCCGATCCGTGAGGTCATCGTCAACGCCCTCGTTCACGCCTCCTACGCCGAGCGAGGGACGCCCATCCGTATCGGCTTCTACGACGACCGTATCCAGGTCGACAGCCCGGGCCTCCTACTGCCTGGCATGACCGTGGAGACCATGCACCGGGTCTCCCGGCTGCGCAACCCGGCGCTGGCGCGCATCTTCCGTGAGGCCGGGATCATGGAGCAGTGGGGCACCGGCGTCCAGCGGGTCTTCGCCCAGGTCGCGGAAGCGGGCCTGCCCGAACCCGTCATCGAGGAGGTCCAGGACCGGGTGCGGGTGACGATCTACGTGCCCAGCCACGACCCGGGCCAGGTGGGTGAGCAGGTGAGCAAGTTGGGTGAGCAGGTGAGCAAGTCGAGTGAGCGCGTCGAGTCACTAAGTCAGAGCACGACGTCACTGCGTCGAGTCACTAAGTCAGAGCACGAAGACACTAAGTCGGGACACGAAGTCACTAAGTCAGGGCACCAAGTCACTAAGTCGAGTCACCAAGTCGAGTCACGACGTGGGGATAGCGCACAGCCTGAGGGCTATCGGATCGCGATCCTCACTGTGCTCCGTGGCGGGGAGCGGACCCGTGCGGACGTGCTGTCTGCGATGGGACTGAGCAATGAGACGCGCAACGTGCGTCGTCATCTCGACCCCCTCATCGAGTCCGGGCTCGTGGAGCGGACGATCCCCGACAAGCCCAACAGTCGCCTCCAGCGCTACCGTCTCACCGACGCCGGCCGCAACTACCTCGACAACCTGTCTGGAGACGCCGAATGA
- a CDS encoding AAA family ATPase yields the protein MNPTRIHKIKKIDNYRIFQGWKPSGVVEFARVNVIYGQNGSGKSTLASLLQGCADYAADQSTERGTRHTEVISAGLQLEVCDPSDTSASGNSSISLDDRKFWARVRVFDKDFVRRNLRFEEADGPQPEALLTIGERLADAEKKIEELRAELATKRDDLPRCEMAVKDAKDAVDKKLTDTARRVVDDLRTSPDSRYWATNTYNRRQVRKLLDGNLAVLDDATKDLTADRKRATSPVMRSVSIQPRDALLEQGGLDDAHRLLTASVVTHRTIDQLVRSADRSRWVQEGIGLHEGLEECLFCGHGLTPERRDDLNAHFDESVKKLQAAIGHLMTRLEESVKVSEDYLNRFPTTDKVYEDLRDDLRGARNAYDAEHTEYVKAATQIRAALKEKKGNPFETPVLASDLALVAPSTAPLEKVVRQHQSRINSHENEALKAARRVEHYHVKNAAPEYSRLKKAEQGKQTAVNELQVQMKKLEKEIAALKNVDGDPTPGATELTQGLSGLLGRYELTFSVAQDDKHYAITRDGKPATHLSEGEQTAIALLYFLHSVREDKIQGDPPIVIIDDPVSSLDHGVLFGVSAHMWAELVIKTYVSQVFLLTHSFELFRQWLIQIERIPRKEWRNYSAYRVVTRSGGGGWRRPEFESWEIGDKRRKKLRSEYHFLFDQVATALTESLAALDSTAEMEVAALAPNSARKLLEGFLSFRSPNTMGDFRGSVRAVLDGHPGLDDSVRTRIVRYAHAHSHLEEADPMKPLELGEAMPFLRVLFRFMNHVDKDHFTSMCDALDHDPDILLGFSTSSEPGSPS from the coding sequence ATGAACCCAACGCGGATCCATAAGATCAAGAAGATCGACAACTACCGCATCTTCCAGGGATGGAAGCCGAGCGGGGTGGTCGAGTTCGCGCGCGTCAACGTCATCTACGGGCAGAACGGCAGTGGGAAGAGCACGCTTGCGAGTCTCCTGCAGGGCTGTGCTGATTACGCAGCCGATCAGTCCACCGAACGCGGCACTCGGCACACTGAGGTGATCAGTGCAGGCCTGCAGCTCGAGGTGTGTGATCCCTCCGATACGTCCGCTTCCGGCAACTCGTCGATCAGTCTGGATGATCGCAAATTCTGGGCGCGTGTGAGGGTCTTCGACAAGGACTTCGTCCGCAGAAACCTCCGATTCGAGGAGGCTGACGGCCCGCAGCCCGAAGCGCTCCTCACCATCGGTGAGAGACTTGCCGACGCTGAGAAGAAGATTGAGGAACTGCGCGCCGAACTGGCGACCAAGCGCGACGATCTTCCCCGGTGCGAAATGGCAGTGAAAGATGCTAAAGATGCCGTTGATAAGAAGTTGACAGACACGGCAAGACGGGTCGTTGACGATCTCAGGACCTCACCGGATTCTCGTTATTGGGCAACCAACACCTACAATAGGCGGCAGGTCCGTAAACTTCTCGACGGCAATCTCGCTGTCCTGGATGACGCAACAAAAGACCTGACTGCCGATCGCAAGCGTGCCACTAGCCCAGTGATGCGGTCTGTCAGCATCCAGCCTCGGGACGCATTGTTGGAGCAGGGCGGTCTCGACGATGCACATCGGCTGCTGACGGCGAGCGTCGTGACTCATCGGACGATTGACCAGTTGGTAAGGAGCGCTGACCGGTCCAGGTGGGTGCAGGAGGGCATTGGTCTCCACGAAGGGCTAGAGGAGTGCCTGTTCTGCGGCCACGGTCTGACCCCGGAACGTCGAGACGACCTCAACGCGCACTTCGATGAGTCCGTCAAGAAGCTCCAGGCCGCTATCGGCCATCTCATGACACGTCTGGAGGAATCGGTTAAGGTGTCGGAGGACTACCTGAATCGGTTTCCGACAACCGACAAAGTCTACGAAGACCTCCGGGACGATCTGCGGGGAGCGCGCAACGCCTACGACGCTGAGCACACGGAGTACGTCAAGGCTGCCACGCAGATTCGAGCGGCATTGAAGGAGAAAAAGGGTAACCCCTTCGAAACTCCCGTGCTCGCATCAGACCTCGCGCTGGTCGCGCCGAGCACTGCGCCGCTGGAGAAGGTCGTCAGGCAGCACCAGAGCAGGATCAACAGCCATGAGAATGAGGCTCTGAAGGCTGCCAGACGCGTCGAGCATTACCACGTGAAGAACGCTGCACCTGAGTACTCGCGCCTCAAGAAGGCGGAGCAGGGCAAGCAGACGGCCGTCAATGAGCTTCAGGTCCAGATGAAGAAGCTCGAGAAGGAGATCGCCGCACTCAAGAATGTGGACGGCGACCCCACACCAGGCGCAACTGAACTCACACAAGGGTTGAGTGGACTTCTGGGGCGGTATGAGCTTACCTTCAGTGTCGCCCAAGACGATAAGCACTATGCCATCACGCGAGACGGAAAACCCGCAACCCACCTCAGTGAGGGAGAGCAGACCGCGATCGCACTGCTATACTTCCTTCACAGTGTGCGTGAGGACAAGATTCAGGGCGATCCGCCCATTGTCATCATCGATGACCCGGTCTCCAGCCTGGACCATGGTGTCCTCTTCGGTGTCTCCGCGCACATGTGGGCGGAGCTCGTCATTAAGACCTACGTCAGTCAGGTCTTCCTCCTCACCCATAGCTTCGAGCTCTTCCGTCAGTGGCTGATCCAGATCGAACGCATTCCCAGGAAGGAGTGGAGGAACTACTCAGCGTACAGGGTGGTCACGAGGAGTGGCGGGGGTGGCTGGCGTAGGCCCGAGTTCGAGTCGTGGGAGATCGGCGATAAGCGGCGGAAGAAGTTGCGCTCCGAGTATCACTTCCTTTTTGACCAAGTGGCGACCGCTCTCACGGAATCGCTTGCTGCCCTCGACTCGACTGCCGAGATGGAGGTGGCCGCGTTGGCACCTAACTCCGCCCGTAAACTCTTGGAAGGATTCCTGAGTTTCCGCAGCCCCAATACTATGGGAGATTTCCGTGGTTCTGTACGCGCCGTTCTCGACGGGCACCCAGGGCTGGATGACTCGGTGCGTACGAGGATCGTGCGTTACGCCCACGCCCACTCCCACCTGGAAGAGGCGGATCCGATGAAGCCGCTTGAGCTCGGTGAGGCGATGCCCTTCCTGCGCGTGCTCTTCAGGTTTATGAATCACGTTGACAAGGACCACTTCACATCGATGTGTGACGCCCTCGACCATGACCCAGATATCTTGCTGGGCTTCTCGACGTCCTCAGAGCCAGGATCCCCCTCATGA
- the pglX gene encoding BREX-1 system adenine-specific DNA-methyltransferase PglX, with product MSSTRRLESFAADARTRLITEVGARLSAVLAPASTARVDFPAAVKALEKRIRERGGGEEGRRHVIEEQAYIWFNRIIALRFMDANGYTVPALVSPDGDRAVGQPAVLAAAKRGDLDPEVFTGAGKRILDLLDGTVASPDAQGEAYGLILAAYCAHWNSTMPFMFAPAGDYTTLLMPADMLSQDSVRARAVEALTVQDCEDVEVIGWLYQFYISERKNEVFASFNKGRKAGADEIPAATQLFTPDWIVRYLVQNSVGRLWVLGHPEARLVEQMEYDVEPMGRAEDALRIGGPEELTVMDPCCGSGHMLTYAFDLLYDIYEEEGYAPSEIPGLILTHNLYGTEIDPRAAALAAFALMMKARSRHRGFLRRPVQPRIRVIDPVEFTAEELDRLAGGADAAPESRFFWQSFSHADVLGSLIRPEAEVLPAARQTLTRLDAEGTDLMDLMDSDLYDRARTVVEQAEYLARRYAVVVTNPPYMGSSNMGAQLKTWVGKHHPEAKADLFAAFIERCLTLAHGEHGMVAMITMQAWMFLGSFEKMRRTLLRDAPPTTMLHLGERAFDSIGGEVVSTTAFVLEPGRGVDDLGRYLRLVEGGSEAGKQDLLVRALAGDEALLFETTARTMLALPGARLAYWLSSAMTRAFTEGRPLGEIAAPKQGLATADNARFLRLWFEVSRDRSCFDAASRDAAKASGATWFPHLKGGEFRKWWGNQDYVVNWERDGEEIQDFRDAGGKQKSRPQNIDSYFKPAISWSLLTSGAPSFRVNPAGSISGHKGPIIPANGGVSNCGLLNSSTVESLLQVTSSGLGFEVGHVSEIPLVDVSSAAPATSVVDDLVELFRSDWNAYETSWDFTGSPLVQRMRPGDSLSEAMERWWQDSVSAAREAQLLETENNRYWAQVYGLEDEVPIEVTLSRVSLTSNPWFRYAKTSASTQEDYRRLFVVDAVKDLISYGVGCILGRYSLDEPGLVLADQGSTLDDYLRRVPQPSVVPDVDGVIPVTDGEWFEDDIVTRFRAFLAAAFGRERLEANVRYLEDVLGKSLRQYFLKDFYADHCKRYSNRPIYWMFSSRTDSAATFRALIYLHRYTPATLGTVLGDYLREYQAKLQAEASRLERAGSAADLKRADAHRRALTECEDYERDVLYPLVTQGVDITLDDGVLVNYLRFGRALQKVASIERKRADATTWTWPTHPLAPQGGTR from the coding sequence GTGAGTAGCACGAGGAGGCTGGAGTCTTTTGCGGCTGATGCCCGCACCCGCCTTATCACCGAGGTGGGGGCGCGCCTGAGTGCTGTGCTGGCGCCGGCCTCGACCGCACGGGTGGACTTCCCGGCAGCCGTCAAGGCCCTGGAGAAGCGCATCCGTGAACGGGGTGGCGGTGAGGAGGGCAGGCGTCATGTGATTGAGGAGCAGGCCTATATCTGGTTCAACCGGATCATCGCCCTGCGCTTCATGGACGCCAACGGTTACACGGTTCCGGCGCTGGTGTCCCCGGACGGTGATCGCGCCGTCGGCCAGCCGGCGGTGCTGGCGGCGGCCAAGCGGGGTGATCTGGACCCGGAGGTCTTCACCGGGGCCGGCAAGAGGATTCTGGACCTGTTGGATGGGACTGTGGCGAGCCCGGACGCTCAGGGTGAGGCGTACGGGCTGATCCTGGCCGCCTACTGCGCTCACTGGAACAGCACGATGCCTTTCATGTTTGCTCCTGCGGGCGACTACACGACCTTGCTCATGCCCGCCGACATGCTGTCCCAGGACTCTGTGCGCGCCCGCGCGGTCGAGGCGCTGACGGTGCAGGACTGTGAGGACGTGGAGGTGATCGGCTGGCTGTACCAGTTTTATATCTCCGAGCGGAAGAACGAGGTCTTCGCGTCCTTCAATAAGGGCCGAAAGGCCGGTGCCGACGAGATCCCCGCGGCCACCCAGCTGTTCACCCCGGATTGGATTGTCCGCTACCTGGTGCAGAACTCGGTCGGACGGTTGTGGGTGCTGGGCCACCCGGAGGCTCGACTGGTCGAGCAGATGGAGTACGACGTCGAGCCTATGGGCCGGGCCGAGGATGCTCTGCGGATTGGTGGGCCTGAGGAGCTGACGGTCATGGACCCGTGCTGCGGGTCCGGCCACATGCTCACCTATGCCTTCGACCTGCTGTACGACATCTACGAGGAGGAGGGGTATGCCCCCTCTGAGATCCCGGGCCTCATCCTCACCCACAACCTGTATGGCACCGAGATTGACCCTCGTGCTGCGGCGCTGGCGGCCTTTGCCCTCATGATGAAGGCGCGTTCGCGCCACCGGGGATTTCTGCGCCGTCCGGTGCAGCCGCGGATCCGGGTCATCGATCCGGTGGAGTTCACTGCGGAGGAGCTCGACCGGCTCGCTGGTGGTGCCGACGCTGCCCCGGAGAGTCGGTTCTTCTGGCAGAGCTTCAGCCATGCCGACGTGCTGGGCTCCCTCATTCGCCCTGAGGCCGAGGTTCTTCCGGCGGCGAGGCAGACCCTCACGCGTCTCGACGCTGAGGGCACGGACCTCATGGACCTCATGGACTCAGACCTGTATGACCGGGCGCGCACGGTTGTTGAGCAGGCCGAGTACCTGGCGCGCCGCTACGCGGTGGTGGTGACGAACCCGCCCTACATGGGGTCAAGCAACATGGGAGCGCAGCTGAAGACCTGGGTGGGCAAGCACCACCCGGAGGCGAAGGCGGACCTCTTTGCGGCCTTTATCGAGCGTTGCCTCACACTTGCCCACGGCGAGCACGGCATGGTCGCCATGATCACCATGCAGGCCTGGATGTTCCTTGGCTCCTTCGAGAAGATGCGCCGTACTCTCCTGCGTGATGCACCGCCGACGACCATGCTGCATCTGGGTGAGCGGGCCTTCGACTCGATTGGCGGCGAGGTCGTCTCGACGACGGCCTTCGTCCTGGAACCGGGGCGAGGCGTTGATGATCTGGGGAGGTACCTGCGTCTCGTTGAGGGAGGATCGGAGGCAGGCAAGCAGGATCTGCTGGTCAGGGCGCTCGCGGGTGACGAGGCGCTGCTGTTCGAGACGACGGCGCGAACGATGCTGGCTCTGCCCGGCGCACGGCTCGCCTACTGGCTGTCGTCGGCGATGACGCGTGCCTTCACCGAGGGGCGTCCGCTCGGCGAGATCGCCGCGCCGAAGCAGGGACTCGCGACGGCTGACAACGCCCGGTTCCTACGGCTGTGGTTCGAGGTCTCCCGTGACCGCAGCTGCTTCGACGCCGCGTCCCGTGACGCAGCGAAGGCCAGCGGCGCCACGTGGTTCCCCCACCTCAAGGGCGGAGAGTTCCGCAAGTGGTGGGGCAACCAGGACTACGTGGTGAACTGGGAGCGAGACGGTGAGGAGATTCAGGATTTCCGGGATGCGGGCGGTAAGCAGAAGTCGCGTCCGCAGAATATTGACTCCTACTTCAAGCCCGCCATCTCCTGGTCGCTGCTGACGTCTGGCGCCCCTTCTTTCAGGGTAAATCCTGCGGGATCAATTAGCGGACATAAGGGACCGATTATCCCGGCCAACGGAGGGGTGAGTAACTGTGGCCTCCTCAACTCCTCCACCGTTGAGTCGCTGCTGCAGGTGACATCATCAGGTCTTGGTTTCGAGGTTGGACATGTGTCCGAGATCCCCCTGGTCGATGTGTCGAGTGCTGCGCCAGCAACGTCGGTGGTTGACGACTTGGTGGAGTTGTTCCGCTCTGACTGGAACGCCTATGAGACCTCCTGGGACTTCACCGGGTCGCCGCTGGTGCAGCGGATGCGGCCGGGGGACTCGCTGTCTGAGGCCATGGAGCGCTGGTGGCAGGACTCCGTCAGTGCGGCGCGTGAGGCCCAGTTGCTGGAGACGGAGAACAACCGCTACTGGGCTCAGGTCTACGGCCTTGAGGATGAGGTGCCCATCGAGGTAACGCTGAGCCGGGTCTCCCTCACCTCGAACCCGTGGTTCCGCTACGCCAAGACGAGTGCGAGCACCCAGGAGGACTACCGCAGGCTCTTCGTCGTGGACGCCGTGAAGGATCTCATCTCCTACGGTGTGGGCTGCATCCTCGGTCGGTACAGCCTCGATGAGCCCGGCCTCGTCCTCGCTGACCAAGGCTCAACACTGGATGACTACCTGCGCCGTGTGCCGCAGCCGAGTGTCGTGCCGGACGTGGATGGCGTCATCCCGGTCACCGACGGTGAGTGGTTCGAGGATGACATCGTCACTCGCTTCCGCGCCTTCCTCGCTGCCGCCTTCGGGCGAGAGCGGTTGGAGGCGAACGTCCGCTACCTGGAGGACGTGCTCGGCAAGTCCCTGAGGCAGTACTTCCTTAAGGACTTCTACGCCGACCACTGCAAGCGCTACTCGAACCGCCCGATCTACTGGATGTTCTCCTCACGGACGGACAGCGCGGCCACCTTCCGGGCACTCATCTACCTGCACCGTTACACGCCGGCCACCCTTGGCACGGTGCTCGGCGACTACCTGCGCGAGTACCAGGCGAAGCTTCAGGCCGAGGCCTCACGTTTGGAACGTGCGGGCTCGGCTGCGGACCTCAAGCGGGCGGATGCTCACCGCCGTGCACTGACCGAGTGCGAGGACTACGAGCGCGACGTCCTCTACCCCCTCGTCACTCAGGGTGTGGACATCACCCTTGATGACGGCGTGCTCGTCAACTACCTGCGCTTCGGCCGCGCCCTGCAGAAGGTGGCCTCCATCGAGCGCAAGCGCGCCGACGCCACCACCTGGACCTGGCCCACCCACCCCCTCGCCCCCCAAGGCGGTACCCGATGA